In the genome of Saprospira sp. CCB-QB6, one region contains:
- a CDS encoding GTP-binding protein: MAEQQLGVTILSGFLGAGKTTLLKHILENQEGLKVALIVNDMAELNIDARLIKQDQAIRQTEEKMVELSNGCICCTLREDLIIEATALAKTGDFDYLLIESTGISEPVPLAQTFSLEGIEGNEELRSLCRLDCMVTVVDASRFLQDFSSADNIVDRQLTDDLNDTRPIVNLLTEQIEFANLILLNKTDLVTEEEKEQLIHLLRKFNAGAKIIATQESKVDLQELINTHSFDYEEAAQSAAWIQELQGEHHPESEEYGIGSFVFRDPRPFHPERFWNWLSQEFPQDILRSKGMFWIASRPKLALNWSQAGGSLRADLAGYWWGSFTQEELDQHPVFQAHKETLLARWNPPFDDRLNELVFIGLDLDVPTYRKELAACLCTEEEIQAWKDGEFYATDPFPRFS, translated from the coding sequence ATGGCAGAACAGCAATTAGGAGTGACTATTCTCAGTGGTTTTTTGGGCGCAGGCAAAACCACGCTACTCAAGCATATTTTAGAAAATCAAGAGGGGCTAAAAGTGGCCTTAATCGTTAATGATATGGCCGAGCTAAATATTGATGCTCGGCTGATTAAGCAAGACCAAGCCATTAGACAAACAGAAGAAAAAATGGTTGAGCTAAGTAATGGCTGTATTTGCTGCACGCTTCGCGAAGACTTGATTATAGAAGCTACAGCCTTAGCCAAAACAGGCGATTTCGATTACCTTCTGATTGAAAGCACAGGCATTAGCGAGCCTGTTCCCTTGGCCCAAACCTTTAGCCTAGAGGGTATAGAGGGCAATGAAGAGCTGCGCTCTCTTTGTCGCCTAGATTGTATGGTCACCGTAGTGGATGCTAGCCGCTTTCTACAAGACTTTTCTAGCGCAGATAATATCGTTGATCGACAACTAACTGATGATCTTAACGATACTCGTCCGATCGTTAATCTACTTACCGAACAGATTGAGTTTGCCAATCTGATTTTACTCAATAAAACAGACTTGGTGACGGAAGAGGAAAAAGAACAACTGATTCATCTTTTGCGCAAGTTTAATGCTGGGGCCAAAATTATTGCTACGCAAGAGTCTAAGGTGGACCTGCAGGAGCTGATCAATACCCATAGTTTTGACTATGAAGAGGCCGCACAATCTGCTGCTTGGATACAAGAGCTTCAAGGAGAGCATCATCCAGAATCTGAAGAATATGGCATTGGCTCTTTTGTTTTTAGAGATCCTCGGCCCTTTCATCCCGAGCGCTTTTGGAATTGGCTCAGTCAAGAGTTTCCCCAAGATATTTTGCGTTCTAAAGGCATGTTTTGGATAGCTAGCCGTCCCAAATTGGCTCTTAACTGGTCGCAAGCGGGGGGGAGCTTAAGAGCGGATTTGGCTGGTTACTGGTGGGGCAGTTTTACGCAAGAAGAACTGGACCAACATCCCGTTTTTCAGGCACATAAGGAGACCCTTTTAGCGCGTTGGAATCCGCCCTTTGATGATCGCCTCAATGAGTTGGTCTTTATCGGTCTAGATTTAGACGTTCCTACTTATCGCAAAGAATTAGCGGCTTGCCTTTGTACGGAAGAAGAGATCCAAGCTTGGAAAGATGGCGAGTTTTACGCCACAGATCCTTTTCCAAGATTTTCATAG
- the rseP gene encoding RIP metalloprotease RseP produces MEYLIVAIQFILSLSILVTLHEFGHFLPARWFGMRVEKFYLFFDPWFSLFKTQRGETEWGVGWLPLGGYVKIAGMIDESMDTEQLNQPPQEWEFRSKPAWQRLIVMLGGVTVNFILGFFIFGMLLWVYGESKLPTANVRYGVAVQELGQEMGLKTGDKIFKVGDKELDYFTTGTVLQEIVINMAKTLEVEREGARIELNIPDSTASKLASNKAGFMEIRVPMVAGEVVKASPAAKAGMQKEDSIIACNGMEVHFFDEFVREVQRHKDQELSVTVIRSGADKPIVLKMTPNEDGKVGVAPFGPDRYLTYETIEHGPLTAFPLGLQKGWGFLYSNVKAMGQMVTGSGHVKASESLGGFISIAKLFPTEWQWERFWYMTAILSLILGFMNLLPIPALDGGHAVFLLVEIIMRRPVPQKVMEKAQVVGFILLISLLLFANGMDFIRWFKG; encoded by the coding sequence ATGGAATATCTGATTGTCGCAATACAATTTATCCTTAGTTTATCCATTTTGGTCACCTTACATGAGTTTGGCCACTTTTTGCCGGCTCGTTGGTTTGGCATGCGCGTAGAAAAATTCTATCTCTTTTTTGATCCTTGGTTTTCACTCTTTAAGACGCAGCGAGGCGAGACAGAATGGGGCGTGGGTTGGCTGCCTTTGGGGGGCTATGTAAAAATTGCGGGCATGATTGACGAGAGCATGGACACCGAGCAGCTCAATCAGCCACCACAGGAGTGGGAGTTTCGCTCTAAGCCCGCTTGGCAACGTTTGATTGTGATGTTGGGCGGAGTAACCGTCAATTTCATTCTAGGTTTCTTCATTTTTGGGATGTTGCTTTGGGTTTATGGCGAGAGCAAACTGCCTACGGCAAATGTTCGCTATGGCGTTGCCGTTCAGGAACTCGGCCAAGAAATGGGTTTAAAAACTGGAGATAAAATCTTTAAAGTTGGTGATAAGGAGCTCGATTATTTTACCACGGGTACCGTTTTGCAAGAGATTGTCATCAATATGGCCAAGACCTTGGAGGTAGAACGCGAAGGGGCTAGAATTGAGTTGAACATTCCAGATAGCACGGCGAGCAAGCTAGCGTCTAATAAGGCAGGCTTTATGGAAATTCGGGTACCTATGGTTGCTGGAGAAGTGGTTAAAGCCTCTCCTGCTGCGAAGGCAGGTATGCAAAAAGAAGATTCGATTATTGCCTGTAATGGGATGGAGGTTCACTTTTTTGATGAATTTGTTCGGGAAGTGCAGCGTCATAAAGATCAGGAGTTGAGTGTTACCGTTATCCGATCTGGAGCGGATAAGCCAATTGTGCTCAAAATGACGCCTAATGAAGATGGAAAAGTAGGGGTGGCGCCATTTGGTCCTGATCGTTATTTAACGTATGAAACCATTGAGCATGGTCCCTTGACGGCTTTCCCACTAGGGCTACAAAAGGGTTGGGGATTTCTCTACTCGAATGTTAAGGCCATGGGACAAATGGTCACGGGAAGTGGTCATGTCAAAGCAAGTGAAAGCTTAGGTGGATTTATTTCCATTGCCAAATTATTCCCAACAGAATGGCAATGGGAGCGCTTCTGGTATATGACGGCTATACTTTCGCTCATTTTGGGCTTTATGAATCTTTTGCCTATTCCAGCTTTGGATGGTGGACATGCGGTCTTTCTATTGGTAGAAATCATTATGCGCCGCCCTGTACCTCAAAAAGTCATGGAGAAGGCCCAAGTGGTGGGCTTTATTTTGCTCATTAGCCTATTGTTGTTTGCTAACGGCATGGATTTCATTCGTTGGTTTAAAGGATAA
- a CDS encoding tetratricopeptide repeat protein: protein MEEKILQKYLEKLLQIQSRPTHFGEQDFRIALGELNLTPEEQKALDQEFEQRFKLGSNYYKAKNYDKAIEQLETAKAIEPYHLACHLLLTDAYKLRYLAEHKQSDYERSLQLCQQGLQMQSHNPFFSGVETAIEKYNQSRNQMRWAMLGLMPLAGLLLAGLYFGAQANFSTTGLLAMVLGFGLFVAALSGSFYWWFSKRKKALERERISLKFVPKK, encoded by the coding sequence ATGGAAGAGAAGATCCTGCAAAAATACCTGGAGAAACTGCTCCAAATACAATCTCGCCCGACTCATTTTGGCGAGCAGGATTTTCGTATTGCCCTTGGCGAACTCAATTTAACGCCTGAAGAGCAAAAAGCTTTGGACCAAGAGTTTGAACAGCGCTTTAAGTTGGGAAGCAACTATTACAAGGCGAAGAACTACGATAAAGCCATCGAGCAATTAGAGACCGCCAAGGCCATTGAGCCTTATCATTTGGCTTGCCATTTATTGCTAACAGATGCTTACAAATTGCGTTATTTGGCCGAACATAAGCAGAGTGATTATGAGCGCAGTTTGCAGCTTTGCCAACAAGGTTTGCAGATGCAATCGCATAATCCTTTTTTCTCTGGAGTAGAAACTGCAATTGAAAAATACAATCAGAGCCGCAACCAAATGCGTTGGGCCATGCTGGGGCTAATGCCTCTTGCGGGCCTACTGCTTGCAGGTCTTTATTTTGGGGCGCAGGCCAATTTTTCCACTACTGGTTTATTGGCAATGGTGCTAGGATTTGGCCTCTTCGTCGCGGCCCTTTCGGGTTCTTTTTATTGGTGGTTTTCCAAACGCAAAAAGGCCTTAGAGCGGGAGCGCATTTCGCTTAAATTTGTTCCCAAAAAATAA
- a CDS encoding MG2 domain-containing protein has translation MYLFRHSKLLALSSLLLFSLGIGYALSGGSPFSNHPKLKQLQTKMDQRQNDRGQELVYLQCDRPIYQPGEDLWFSVYLRNPIDLSPSTISEIVYVELLNGKGQVLDKKRYTLENGQTAGDFQLPASLSGGYYKIKAYTQWQKNSQQFYEREIQVQKPVLPRLNMRLRFQEKSYALGQQVNAELQLQQLDKQPLANQVFSYHLIINGRKIKEGQGKTNGMGQALVQTQLPKEESTQQALLNIFFPFEGQQEAIARPVPLQMGQVDLQFFAEGGNLLPKFRQTLAFKAVDEKGQAVAISGQIFNAQGQYIQDFSSYHAGMGSLLIQPKSGERYYAKVLSPKVKQDSFVLPEVQSNKSMGLRLRNQNSQFLDLDLLSTKEQAAFLVLHQQYKPYYSKDLQLVAGSTPLQIPIADLPMGLVQMTLFDEQMRPIAERLIFANSEKRLQIQIQTAKEKYLPRELVELNIRITDHLGKPVNGQFGLSVVDESLLSFADDEEPHILASLLLSSQLKGKIASPNFYFDSVDDLEREKPHIHRPTALDQLLLTQGWRSFDWKQLEQAPNNAYSAEKARFWGKIVDAQGQGIPNIQLQLAGKSFSTNEAGEYNIFWPNYQGAVQAKLSNQGFFDQVISFSVYGQQSNVLYYRQIKLSGKVQQEEKPDRHFKKGKLQFYGRGRYLGEAKINNKGEYQISISEEVTEARLVQGSIFLPTKRVLLQGKGEKRTANLQFSKKALVERKKEIAIAKLNLSRAKKQAQIRRLESPQFDDAVLELEGERNGMIGGVGVPPPPPPPPPPPPAMVENEPELEEVFVDEKEDELAPEGAMEEEKKEALGEVAELVEKDRVMNKRMPKPMPRREQLHKEAAFRQVVMQIDRARNFYAPVYTAEQAMPEKRTDFRKTLYWEPLIQLENGRAKLSFYCSDAITQFKVVVEGCGQATGVGRQSSRFFVQTPLSLSTKLPAQVLKQDRLEIPVSIANRSSQLQKVQLSLQLPQGVELLSDLGQMIELAPATAITKFVAVKIGQTAQSGKLVLQLKGEAFNDAMEQELEILDKGFPIRSVYAGQGLKNRMQLNLEKPVAGSIRAQFKIYPNSLDQVMDGIASMMRMPSGCFEQTSSSNYPNLLALNYLRSSNQSRPALEAQAKQYLEVGYGRLTGYESPSGGFDWWGRDPGHEALTAYGLMQFIDMQAVFDVDPALIERTQKWLLSRRDGKGGWKKNPNHLHSWATSEITDAYIVWALAEAGLGQEIEKELSASYKQAVKSEDPYLTALVANALWAAKDSRGKNLLPFLRAAQQKDGAYKGAKCSVVNSTGQALLAEATALTAIALMRYDGLTAKVTKAIDFLPNCKNYYGYGSTQGTVLALKAILAYTELNKRAAESGRILVYKDGKKLFSQEFVAGQKEIVLPDLTPYLSTGKQSIELRYEGCKQALPFELELAYNTKLPQNSAASVLRLKTQLLQKEIQMGQQASLEVKLKAEGEQNQPVVMAMIGIPAGLSPQLRQLKVLQEQGHFEHFELFEDFVVLHLDQLQAQEERSFQLALKADIPGSYESSASSVFRYYTQEERQWAAPLAINILP, from the coding sequence ATGTATTTATTCCGTCATTCTAAGCTACTTGCTTTGTCTAGCTTGTTGCTATTTAGCTTAGGAATTGGCTATGCTCTTTCGGGGGGCTCGCCATTTTCTAATCATCCTAAATTGAAGCAATTGCAGACTAAAATGGACCAGAGGCAAAATGATCGGGGCCAAGAATTGGTCTATTTGCAATGCGATCGGCCTATTTATCAGCCGGGAGAAGATCTTTGGTTTTCTGTTTATTTGCGTAATCCTATTGATCTCTCTCCCTCTACAATTTCGGAGATTGTTTATGTGGAGCTGCTCAATGGGAAAGGGCAGGTATTGGATAAAAAGCGCTATACCCTAGAAAATGGACAAACTGCTGGTGATTTTCAGTTGCCTGCTAGTCTTTCTGGAGGTTATTATAAGATAAAGGCCTACACCCAATGGCAAAAGAATAGTCAGCAATTTTACGAGCGAGAGATTCAGGTTCAAAAGCCTGTGCTACCTCGTTTAAATATGCGGCTTCGCTTTCAGGAGAAATCCTATGCCTTAGGGCAGCAGGTCAATGCCGAGCTTCAGTTACAGCAGCTCGACAAACAACCTTTGGCTAATCAGGTATTTAGCTATCACTTAATTATAAATGGTAGAAAAATAAAAGAAGGCCAAGGGAAAACAAATGGGATGGGCCAAGCTTTGGTACAGACTCAACTCCCCAAAGAGGAGTCTACGCAACAGGCCCTACTCAATATCTTTTTTCCCTTTGAGGGACAACAAGAAGCCATTGCTCGCCCTGTTCCCCTACAAATGGGGCAAGTGGACCTACAATTCTTTGCAGAAGGGGGGAATTTATTGCCTAAATTTCGGCAGACACTGGCATTTAAAGCAGTAGATGAAAAAGGGCAGGCCGTAGCTATTTCTGGACAAATATTTAATGCGCAGGGCCAGTACATCCAAGATTTTAGTAGTTATCATGCGGGCATGGGCAGTTTATTGATTCAGCCCAAGTCGGGAGAGCGTTATTATGCCAAAGTGCTAAGTCCCAAGGTAAAACAAGATAGTTTTGTTTTACCTGAGGTACAGTCTAATAAAAGTATGGGCTTACGTTTACGCAATCAGAACAGTCAGTTTTTAGACTTAGATTTATTGAGCACTAAAGAGCAGGCTGCTTTTCTAGTCCTACACCAACAGTATAAGCCTTATTATAGTAAAGACTTACAGCTTGTTGCAGGAAGTACCCCTTTGCAGATTCCTATAGCTGATTTGCCTATGGGCCTTGTTCAAATGACCTTATTTGATGAGCAGATGCGACCTATAGCTGAGCGTTTAATCTTTGCTAATAGCGAGAAGCGCTTGCAAATTCAGATTCAAACCGCCAAAGAGAAATATCTTCCTCGAGAGTTAGTAGAATTAAATATTCGGATAACGGACCATTTAGGGAAGCCCGTAAATGGGCAGTTTGGACTATCTGTGGTAGATGAAAGTTTGCTCAGCTTTGCCGATGATGAAGAGCCACATATTTTGGCTAGCCTTTTATTGAGCAGTCAGTTGAAGGGCAAGATTGCCTCCCCCAACTTTTACTTTGATTCTGTAGACGATTTGGAACGAGAAAAGCCCCATATTCATCGTCCTACAGCTTTGGACCAGCTTCTTCTCACGCAGGGCTGGCGAAGCTTTGACTGGAAACAGTTGGAGCAAGCCCCTAACAATGCTTATAGCGCAGAAAAAGCCCGTTTTTGGGGCAAAATTGTTGATGCTCAAGGGCAAGGCATTCCAAATATTCAACTTCAATTAGCGGGCAAAAGCTTTAGCACTAATGAAGCTGGAGAATACAATATATTCTGGCCCAATTATCAAGGAGCCGTACAAGCAAAATTGAGTAATCAGGGCTTTTTTGACCAAGTCATTAGCTTTTCGGTTTATGGCCAACAGAGCAATGTCCTCTACTATCGCCAAATTAAACTATCGGGAAAAGTACAGCAGGAAGAAAAGCCTGATCGCCACTTTAAAAAAGGTAAACTACAGTTTTATGGTCGTGGTCGCTATCTAGGTGAGGCCAAGATTAACAACAAAGGAGAATATCAGATTAGTATTTCGGAAGAAGTTACCGAAGCTCGACTTGTTCAGGGGTCAATCTTTTTGCCCACAAAGCGGGTTTTGCTTCAAGGAAAAGGAGAAAAGCGTACGGCCAACCTTCAGTTTAGCAAAAAGGCCTTAGTAGAGCGCAAAAAAGAAATTGCTATAGCTAAATTAAATCTAAGTCGTGCGAAAAAGCAGGCTCAGATAAGACGATTAGAGTCTCCTCAGTTTGATGATGCTGTCTTAGAGCTAGAAGGGGAGAGAAATGGAATGATTGGAGGTGTGGGAGTTCCTCCACCGCCGCCCCCTCCTCCACCGCCCCCTCCCGCAATGGTAGAAAATGAGCCTGAGCTAGAAGAAGTATTTGTAGACGAAAAAGAAGATGAACTAGCGCCTGAAGGGGCTATGGAAGAAGAAAAAAAAGAGGCATTAGGGGAAGTGGCTGAATTAGTAGAAAAAGACCGAGTCATGAACAAGCGCATGCCCAAGCCCATGCCTAGACGAGAGCAGCTTCATAAAGAGGCGGCTTTCCGTCAGGTGGTCATGCAAATCGACCGAGCTAGAAACTTCTATGCCCCTGTTTATACAGCAGAGCAGGCCATGCCTGAAAAGCGGACGGATTTTAGAAAAACCTTATACTGGGAGCCCCTAATTCAACTAGAGAATGGGCGGGCTAAGCTAAGTTTTTATTGTAGCGATGCCATTACGCAGTTTAAAGTTGTGGTAGAGGGTTGTGGACAAGCGACTGGTGTTGGTCGCCAAAGCAGTCGTTTCTTTGTGCAAACCCCTTTGAGCTTATCGACCAAGCTCCCAGCGCAGGTCCTTAAGCAGGATCGTTTAGAAATTCCGGTAAGCATAGCCAACCGTAGTAGTCAGCTTCAGAAAGTGCAGCTCAGTTTGCAGCTTCCTCAGGGGGTAGAACTACTTAGCGATTTGGGGCAAATGATTGAGTTAGCCCCTGCAACGGCCATCACTAAATTTGTGGCGGTCAAAATTGGGCAAACGGCCCAATCGGGAAAGTTAGTCCTACAACTAAAAGGGGAGGCTTTTAATGATGCGATGGAGCAAGAGTTAGAAATCTTAGATAAGGGGTTTCCTATTCGTTCAGTTTATGCGGGACAAGGCTTAAAGAACCGTATGCAGCTGAACTTAGAAAAGCCTGTAGCGGGAAGTATTCGCGCTCAGTTTAAAATTTACCCCAATAGTTTGGACCAAGTTATGGATGGCATTGCGAGCATGATGCGAATGCCCTCTGGTTGCTTTGAGCAAACCTCTAGTAGCAACTACCCGAACCTTTTGGCTCTAAATTATCTAAGAAGTAGCAATCAGAGCCGCCCCGCCCTAGAAGCGCAGGCCAAACAATACCTAGAAGTAGGCTATGGCCGTTTGACCGGCTATGAATCGCCCTCTGGAGGTTTTGATTGGTGGGGACGAGACCCTGGACATGAGGCCCTAACCGCCTATGGCTTGATGCAATTCATTGATATGCAAGCTGTATTTGATGTTGATCCCGCTTTGATAGAGCGCACGCAAAAATGGTTATTATCTAGACGTGATGGCAAAGGAGGTTGGAAAAAAAATCCCAATCATCTACATTCTTGGGCCACTTCTGAAATTACCGATGCTTATATTGTTTGGGCTTTAGCAGAGGCAGGCCTAGGCCAAGAAATTGAAAAGGAACTATCTGCTAGTTATAAGCAGGCTGTAAAATCTGAAGATCCTTATCTCACGGCTTTAGTAGCCAATGCCCTTTGGGCGGCCAAAGATAGCAGAGGTAAAAACCTTCTCCCCTTCTTGCGGGCGGCCCAACAAAAAGATGGAGCCTATAAAGGAGCAAAATGCTCTGTGGTCAACTCTACAGGTCAGGCCCTTTTAGCAGAAGCCACCGCCCTAACAGCAATTGCCCTCATGCGTTATGATGGCTTGACGGCTAAAGTGACCAAAGCCATAGATTTTTTGCCCAACTGCAAAAACTACTATGGTTATGGGTCTACCCAAGGAACTGTTTTGGCCCTTAAGGCCATATTAGCCTATACCGAATTGAATAAACGGGCAGCAGAATCAGGCCGTATTTTGGTCTATAAAGATGGGAAGAAGCTCTTTAGTCAGGAGTTTGTTGCTGGCCAGAAAGAAATTGTACTACCCGATTTGACGCCCTACCTCAGCACAGGCAAACAAAGCATAGAATTGCGTTATGAAGGCTGTAAGCAAGCACTTCCCTTTGAGTTAGAACTGGCTTACAACACTAAGCTCCCTCAAAACTCAGCAGCTTCTGTGTTGCGTTTGAAAACGCAGCTTTTGCAAAAAGAGATTCAGATGGGACAGCAGGCCAGCTTAGAAGTCAAATTGAAAGCAGAAGGAGAGCAAAACCAGCCCGTAGTGATGGCCATGATTGGCATTCCGGCAGGCTTATCTCCCCAACTTCGCCAGCTTAAAGTCTTGCAAGAGCAGGGACATTTTGAGCATTTTGAGTTATTTGAAGACTTTGTGGTTTTACATTTGGACCAACTACAGGCCCAGGAAGAGCGCAGTTTTCAGTTGGCGCTCAAAGCTGATATTCCTGGAAGCTATGAGAGCTCGGCCTCTTCTGTTTTCCGTTATTATACACAGGAAGAGCGGCAATGGGCCGCCCCCTTAGCGATCAATATTTTGCCTTAA
- the lgt gene encoding prolipoprotein diacylglyceryl transferase, which translates to MNFLLNYIPWSPDPVLFRLGSFELRYYSLLFALGFIFGYIIILRLVKKEGEKPELLDQFLMYVVVGTILGARLGHCIFYDWEYFSQHPLEIILPVQFEPEFQFTGFRGLASHGGAFGITAALLLLARKQKKSIFWYLDKLAVVVPLAGMFIRLGNLMNSEIVGEPTDLAWAFQFRLMSPHDGDPMEPRHPTQLYEAISYLAIFGFMFWYYAKRYGKVLEGQVFGVFFALLFFDRFLLEYTKINEGIGEDALINMGQILSIPFVLIGLYLAWSKNKPPTPKTT; encoded by the coding sequence ATGAATTTCCTACTCAATTATATTCCCTGGTCCCCTGATCCAGTGCTCTTCCGCCTCGGAAGCTTTGAACTCCGCTATTACTCGCTCCTCTTTGCCCTAGGCTTTATCTTCGGCTATATAATTATCCTTAGACTAGTCAAAAAAGAAGGAGAAAAACCCGAGTTGCTGGACCAATTTCTTATGTATGTGGTAGTCGGAACCATCCTAGGCGCCCGCCTTGGTCATTGTATTTTCTATGATTGGGAGTACTTTTCTCAACACCCACTAGAAATAATCTTGCCTGTACAATTTGAACCCGAGTTCCAGTTTACAGGCTTTAGAGGCCTTGCCAGCCATGGCGGCGCCTTTGGTATTACAGCCGCTTTGCTGCTTTTGGCCCGCAAACAAAAGAAATCAATCTTCTGGTACCTCGATAAATTGGCGGTGGTGGTCCCCCTTGCAGGTATGTTTATCCGCTTGGGCAATCTCATGAACTCCGAAATTGTTGGAGAACCCACTGATCTAGCCTGGGCCTTCCAATTTAGACTTATGAGCCCCCATGATGGAGATCCCATGGAGCCCAGACATCCTACTCAGCTCTATGAGGCTATTAGCTACCTAGCCATTTTTGGCTTTATGTTTTGGTACTACGCAAAACGCTACGGAAAAGTCCTAGAAGGACAAGTATTCGGGGTTTTCTTTGCCCTCCTTTTCTTTGATCGCTTCTTGTTGGAGTATACCAAAATCAATGAAGGAATTGGAGAAGATGCCTTGATTAACATGGGACAAATCTTGTCGATCCCTTTTGTCCTTATCGGCCTCTACCTAGCTTGGTCCAAAAATAAACCCCCTACACCAAAAACGACCTAA
- a CDS encoding YbjQ family protein — MIISNTESLAGQEIQKVLGLVRGSTVRARNVGRDFFAGLKNIVGGEIEEYTKLQADAREQALQRMIQDAEDLGADAVVNVRFTSSTITQGASEILAYGTAVKLK; from the coding sequence ATGATTATATCGAATACAGAAAGCCTTGCTGGCCAGGAAATCCAAAAAGTTTTGGGTTTGGTTCGAGGCAGCACCGTTCGGGCAAGAAATGTTGGCCGTGATTTTTTTGCTGGCCTCAAAAATATTGTGGGGGGTGAAATTGAAGAGTACACCAAACTACAGGCTGATGCTCGAGAGCAGGCCTTACAACGAATGATTCAGGATGCCGAAGATTTAGGCGCTGATGCTGTTGTCAATGTACGTTTTACGAGTTCAACGATTACCCAGGGAGCCTCTGAAATCTTGGCTTATGGGACGGCTGTAAAATTGAAATAA